The following proteins are co-located in the Streptococcus anginosus genome:
- a CDS encoding GNAT family N-acetyltransferase gives MESIYLKLAENRTLETERLLLRPVTLDDAEDMFEYSSDEENTRYTFLPNKDLEETKNIIARLFMGRPLGNWGIELKENGKLIGSIDLHKLDPVLKKAAIGYVIHKNYWNQGLATEALKEIIQLAFESLNMNMLVALHDVENPASGRVMEKAGMNFSHIDPYAALDLHKEGRIFQRAYYRLTKEDYFKKY, from the coding sequence ATGGAAAGTATTTATCTAAAGCTAGCTGAAAACCGAACTTTGGAAACAGAGCGCCTGCTCTTGCGGCCTGTGACCTTAGATGACGCTGAGGATATGTTTGAATATTCCTCTGATGAAGAAAATACTCGCTACACTTTTTTACCTAATAAAGATTTGGAAGAAACTAAAAATATTATTGCTCGTTTATTTATGGGGAGACCACTTGGGAATTGGGGAATTGAGTTAAAAGAAAATGGAAAACTGATTGGCAGCATTGACCTACACAAGCTAGATCCGGTCCTCAAAAAGGCGGCTATCGGCTATGTGATTCATAAGAATTACTGGAATCAGGGCTTGGCAACGGAAGCTTTGAAAGAAATAATCCAGCTGGCTTTTGAAAGTTTGAATATGAATATGTTGGTGGCTCTCCATGATGTGGAAAATCCAGCTTCAGGACGGGTTATGGAAAAAGCTGGTATGAACTTTTCTCACATAGATCCGTATGCTGCCTTGGATTTACATAAAGAAGGTCGAATTTTTCAGAGAGCTTATTATCGTTTGACAAAGGAAGATTATTTTAAAAAATATTGA
- the ald gene encoding alanine dehydrogenase: MLIGIPKEIKNNENRVALTPAGVHSLVQKGHQVLVETKAGLGSGFTDADYKAQGATVVATAAEAWAANLVVKVKEPLAAEYSFLRDDLSLFTYLHMAAAPELADAMIVGKTTGIAYETVRDQEGKLPLLVPMSEVAGRMAVQIGAHFLTKQEGGSGVLLGGVPGVPKGKVTIIGGGVVGTHAARIALGLGAHVTILDISAKRLSELEDLFGHQIQTLMSNSFNIAESVKDADVVIGAVLIPGAKAPKLVTDDMVSQMRPGSVIVDVAVDQGGVVATADRVTTHDEPVYEKHGVLHYAVANIPGAVARTSTLALTNVTLPYIEALADKGFEQAIADDLGLQQGMTTYKGYLTSRPVAEGLNRDYTDINDLV; this comes from the coding sequence ATGTTAATCGGTATTCCAAAAGAAATTAAAAACAATGAGAATCGTGTTGCTTTAACACCAGCTGGCGTTCATAGTCTTGTCCAAAAAGGTCATCAGGTTTTAGTTGAAACCAAAGCCGGCCTTGGTTCTGGATTTACAGATGCTGACTATAAAGCACAGGGAGCGACAGTTGTTGCAACTGCAGCCGAAGCTTGGGCGGCTAATCTAGTTGTCAAAGTCAAAGAGCCCTTAGCTGCTGAATACAGCTTCTTACGTGATGACCTCTCGCTTTTCACTTATCTGCACATGGCTGCTGCGCCTGAATTGGCCGATGCGATGATTGTGGGTAAGACAACAGGGATTGCTTACGAAACTGTTCGTGACCAAGAAGGAAAACTCCCTCTGCTCGTTCCTATGAGTGAGGTCGCAGGGAGAATGGCTGTGCAGATTGGAGCTCACTTTTTAACCAAACAAGAAGGCGGTTCTGGCGTGCTACTAGGCGGGGTTCCTGGTGTTCCTAAAGGAAAAGTCACTATCATCGGAGGTGGAGTTGTTGGGACACACGCAGCTCGCATCGCTTTAGGACTGGGAGCACATGTCACTATTCTTGATATCAGCGCTAAACGACTGTCAGAACTAGAAGACCTTTTTGGTCATCAAATCCAGACCCTTATGTCTAATTCTTTCAATATTGCTGAAAGCGTCAAAGATGCTGATGTAGTGATTGGAGCCGTGCTAATCCCTGGTGCCAAAGCACCTAAACTCGTTACGGATGATATGGTCAGCCAAATGCGTCCAGGTTCTGTCATCGTTGACGTAGCCGTTGACCAAGGTGGAGTTGTTGCAACTGCTGATCGTGTAACCACTCACGATGAACCTGTCTATGAAAAACATGGTGTACTTCACTATGCCGTTGCCAACATACCTGGCGCTGTTGCTCGCACATCAACTCTTGCCCTGACAAATGTAACACTTCCTTACATTGAAGCTTTGGCTGACAAAGGTTTTGAACAAGCTATAGCAGATGATTTGGGGCTACAACAAGGAATGACTACTTATAAAGGTTATCTCACTAGCCGACCCGTCGCAGAAGGGCTTAATCGTGACTACACCGATATCAATGATTTAGTATAA
- a CDS encoding ABC transporter ATP-binding protein, which translates to MIKSLFGYIKEHKWLYLSIALVLLLYDFTMLIPTQVIQRLVDHLSHHSLTQQNLIRDVGLLALVTICNYLSAYYWHLKIYQSSIDYKFLMQRRAFEKLVAMRTPFYEKFRSGDILTRFSTDVEGMMEMAGYGIVILLYAGGMIAFVVPTMFFISWEISLLAMLPLMILMIWIYVLGKKQDKLVENNREAVASLNDEVLETIEGVRVARAYSKKTTQKEQFQLRTKALSKVGDQIAGIQYFYAPLSSVFIALSTIIVLLIGVAFIKTGQLTIGQVIALQLYMISLIEPFWMLSDFILVYQTGKTSFKKVTELIETTDDMEMSGKEELQHLISIRFQDYYFTYPQAENPSLRNIAWQIEAGKTYGIVGKTGSGKTTLVRQLLQQYPIGQGEFQINGKFVGHYSRQSIEAMIGYVPQEHILFSKSVKDNIVFGKRNATLSDIERAIETAAFSEDLKRMPDGLETLIGERGVSISGGQKQRISLARAFIRQPEVLILDDSLSAVDAQTERRIIKNLQDMRANQTTIIVTHRLSAIQQADWVLVLEDGQIVEEGTPNQLLNKGGWYAEQYQRQQHQKGGSE; encoded by the coding sequence ATGATTAAAAGTTTGTTTGGATATATAAAAGAGCATAAATGGTTATATTTATCCATTGCTCTGGTTTTACTATTGTATGATTTTACCATGTTGATTCCAACACAGGTGATTCAGCGTTTGGTAGATCATCTGTCGCATCATAGTTTGACACAGCAGAATTTAATTAGAGACGTTGGTTTGTTAGCTTTGGTGACAATTTGCAACTATCTGTCGGCTTACTATTGGCATTTAAAGATATATCAGTCGTCCATTGACTATAAGTTTCTCATGCAAAGAAGGGCTTTTGAGAAATTGGTAGCTATGAGAACGCCTTTCTACGAAAAATTTCGTTCTGGCGATATTCTAACGCGTTTTTCAACGGATGTTGAGGGAATGATGGAGATGGCTGGCTATGGGATTGTCATTCTCTTATACGCAGGAGGCATGATTGCCTTTGTCGTTCCGACCATGTTTTTTATCTCATGGGAAATTAGCTTACTGGCTATGCTTCCGCTTATGATATTGATGATATGGATTTATGTTCTTGGTAAAAAACAAGATAAATTAGTTGAAAATAATCGTGAAGCAGTGGCATCTTTGAATGATGAGGTATTGGAAACGATAGAGGGAGTCCGAGTTGCGCGTGCTTATAGCAAGAAAACAACTCAGAAAGAACAGTTCCAATTGCGCACGAAAGCTTTATCTAAGGTTGGCGATCAAATTGCCGGCATTCAGTATTTTTACGCACCGCTCTCCTCGGTCTTTATTGCTTTATCAACGATTATTGTGCTTCTTATTGGTGTTGCTTTTATAAAAACGGGACAGTTGACAATTGGGCAAGTGATCGCTCTTCAATTGTATATGATTAGCCTGATTGAACCTTTTTGGATGTTGTCGGACTTTATTTTGGTCTATCAAACAGGGAAAACATCTTTTAAAAAGGTCACAGAATTGATTGAAACGACAGATGATATGGAAATGAGTGGAAAAGAGGAGTTGCAACATCTTATCTCTATTCGTTTTCAGGATTATTATTTTACTTACCCACAAGCAGAAAACCCCAGTTTGCGTAACATAGCTTGGCAAATCGAAGCAGGAAAAACGTATGGTATTGTTGGAAAAACTGGCTCTGGTAAAACAACCTTAGTTCGTCAGCTTCTTCAGCAATATCCCATTGGACAAGGTGAATTTCAGATAAATGGAAAATTTGTTGGTCACTATTCACGTCAGTCGATTGAAGCGATGATTGGCTATGTCCCACAAGAACATATTTTATTTTCAAAATCCGTCAAAGACAATATTGTCTTTGGCAAGAGGAATGCGACATTAAGTGATATTGAGCGGGCTATTGAAACAGCGGCATTTTCAGAAGATTTAAAACGAATGCCAGACGGACTGGAAACTCTTATTGGTGAGAGGGGAGTGTCAATATCTGGCGGTCAAAAACAAAGAATTTCTTTGGCACGTGCTTTTATTAGACAACCAGAAGTCCTCATTTTGGATGATTCTTTGTCAGCAGTTGACGCTCAAACAGAGCGTCGAATTATCAAAAATCTTCAGGATATGCGAGCTAATCAAACAACGATCATTGTGACACACCGTTTGTCAGCTATCCAGCAGGCAGACTGGGTTCTTGTCTTAGAAGATGGACAAATTGTTGAAGAAGGGACTCCGAACCAGTTGCTTAATAAAGGAGGTTGGTACGCCGAACAATATCAGCGGCAGCAACATCAGAAAGGAGGGAGCGAATGA
- the pyrE gene encoding orotate phosphoribosyltransferase, protein MTLAKDIARDLLKIEAVYLKPEEPFTWASGIKSPIYTDNRVTLAYPETRTLIENGFVEKIKAEFPEVEVIAGTATAGIPHGAIIADKMNLPFAYIRSKPKDHGAGNQIEGRVKSGQKMVVVEDLISTGGSVLDAVVAAKREGADVIGVVAIFTYELPRAEKNFSDAGVKLVTLSNYTELINLAEQEGYVSAEGLALLEKFKHDQENWQG, encoded by the coding sequence ATGACTTTAGCAAAAGATATTGCCCGTGACTTACTGAAAATTGAGGCTGTTTACTTGAAACCGGAAGAGCCTTTCACTTGGGCGAGCGGTATCAAGTCTCCAATTTATACAGACAATCGTGTGACCTTAGCCTATCCAGAAACGCGGACGTTGATTGAAAATGGCTTTGTAGAGAAAATCAAGGCTGAATTTCCAGAAGTAGAAGTGATTGCTGGAACAGCGACAGCGGGTATTCCTCATGGTGCTATTATTGCAGACAAGATGAATCTGCCCTTTGCCTATATTCGTAGCAAACCAAAAGATCATGGGGCTGGAAATCAGATTGAAGGTCGGGTAAAATCAGGTCAAAAAATGGTCGTGGTTGAGGATTTGATTTCAACTGGTGGTTCTGTTTTGGATGCTGTTGTAGCAGCGAAGCGGGAAGGTGCAGATGTCATTGGAGTAGTGGCTATTTTCACTTATGAATTACCTAGAGCAGAAAAGAATTTTTCAGATGCAGGTGTGAAATTAGTAACCTTATCTAACTACACTGAATTGATCAATCTGGCAGAACAAGAAGGCTATGTTTCAGCAGAAGGTTTGGCTCTACTTGAGAAATTTAAGCATGATCAAGAAAATTGGCAGGGATAA
- a CDS encoding GNAT family N-acetyltransferase translates to MIDQLSKYYSCRILTEKDIPSILSLYESNPLYFQYCPPKPNLASVKEDMLRLPEGKAKADKFYVGFWNGSDLVAVMDFVYAYPDEETVFIGLFMVDQAYQRKGIGSQIVTEALAYFTKNFRKARLAYVKGNPQSRHFWEKQGFKPIGCKVKQELYTVVIVEQSLGD, encoded by the coding sequence ATGATTGACCAACTATCTAAGTATTACAGTTGTAGAATACTAACTGAAAAGGATATTCCAAGTATTTTATCTTTATATGAAAGCAATCCTCTATATTTTCAGTATTGTCCACCAAAGCCAAATTTGGCAAGTGTAAAAGAGGACATGCTTCGTCTACCTGAAGGTAAAGCTAAGGCTGATAAGTTTTATGTTGGATTTTGGAATGGCTCTGACCTTGTGGCTGTTATGGATTTTGTCTATGCATATCCTGATGAGGAGACTGTTTTTATTGGTTTGTTTATGGTTGATCAAGCCTATCAGAGGAAAGGGATTGGCAGTCAGATTGTGACAGAAGCACTAGCTTATTTTACTAAGAACTTTCGAAAAGCACGTTTGGCTTATGTTAAGGGAAATCCTCAATCTCGGCATTTTTGGGAAAAGCAGGGCTTTAAACCAATTGGATGCAAGGTTAAGCAAGAACTCTATACGGTTGTTATCGTTGAACAGAGCTTAGGAGATTAG
- the pyrF gene encoding orotidine-5'-phosphate decarboxylase, with protein MREERPIIALDFPSFDDVKEFLEHFPEDEKLYVKIGMEFFYAIGPEIVHYLKGLGHSIFLDLKLHDIPNTVRSAMSVLRTFGIDMVTVHAAGGVEMMREAKKVLGNQAKLVAVTQLTSTSEEDMRDCQNIQTTVSESVVNYACKAKEAGLDGVVCSAQEVKLIKAATSEDFLCVTPGIRPAGSEIGDQKRVMTPQEAHQIGSDYIVVGRPITRATDPVAAYRAIKAEWVNG; from the coding sequence ATGCGTGAAGAACGTCCTATTATTGCCCTTGATTTTCCGTCATTTGATGATGTCAAGGAGTTTTTAGAGCATTTTCCAGAAGACGAAAAGTTATATGTCAAAATCGGTATGGAATTTTTCTATGCCATTGGGCCGGAAATTGTGCATTATCTGAAAGGTTTGGGACATAGCATTTTCCTAGATTTGAAATTGCACGACATCCCAAATACAGTGCGCTCTGCCATGTCAGTTTTGAGAACCTTTGGGATTGATATGGTGACGGTTCATGCGGCAGGTGGCGTGGAAATGATGCGAGAAGCCAAGAAGGTTTTAGGTAATCAGGCAAAGCTAGTAGCAGTGACTCAGCTGACTTCTACCAGTGAGGAAGATATGCGGGATTGCCAAAATATCCAAACAACTGTTTCAGAATCTGTTGTCAACTATGCCTGCAAAGCTAAGGAAGCTGGACTGGACGGAGTTGTTTGTTCGGCTCAGGAGGTTAAGCTGATTAAAGCCGCAACATCAGAAGATTTTCTGTGCGTCACTCCAGGTATTCGACCAGCTGGTTCTGAAATCGGGGATCAAAAACGGGTTATGACGCCACAAGAAGCTCATCAAATTGGTAGTGACTACATTGTGGTTGGACGTCCAATCACACGAGCAACTGATCCAGTAGCTGCTTACCGAGCTATAAAGGCGGAATGGGTGAATGGTTAG
- a CDS encoding inorganic pyrophosphatase, protein MVRKMYRAIIDRPIGYKDNFGNCYPINYGYIPDLFVGDGEEQDVYIISEKIREPLESFEGELITVIHRQNDVEDKWVLTSTNENITIEDIKEKTYFLEQYFASTIELL, encoded by the coding sequence ATGGTTAGAAAAATGTATCGAGCAATCATTGACAGACCAATAGGTTACAAAGACAACTTTGGCAATTGTTATCCTATCAACTATGGTTATATTCCGGATTTATTTGTTGGAGACGGCGAAGAACAAGATGTTTATATCATTTCGGAAAAAATACGAGAACCTTTGGAATCTTTTGAAGGAGAATTGATTACTGTTATTCACCGACAAAATGATGTGGAGGATAAGTGGGTACTGACCTCTACAAATGAGAATATTACCATAGAAGATATTAAAGAAAAGACATATTTTTTGGAACAATATTTTGCTTCCACTATTGAATTATTGTAA
- a CDS encoding YozE family protein translates to MRKSFYTWLMTERNPKSKAPKAILADLVFHETNFPKHTDDFDEVSRYLEEHADFSFNLSDFDAIWEEYQAH, encoded by the coding sequence ATGAGAAAATCGTTTTACACTTGGTTGATGACGGAGCGCAATCCCAAAAGCAAAGCACCGAAGGCGATTTTAGCAGACTTGGTGTTTCATGAAACAAATTTCCCTAAGCACACGGATGATTTTGATGAAGTTAGCCGTTATTTGGAAGAACATGCTGACTTTTCCTTTAATCTTAGCGATTTTGATGCGATTTGGGAAGAATATCAGGCTCATTAG
- a CDS encoding PhoH family protein has product MQEHSVEITLQHPDDAFHLFGSNERHLRLMEQELQVTIHARTEVVQIIGSEAACEETRQVLQALLVLVNRGMTIGTPDVVTAITMVKNGEIDKFVALYEEEIIKDSYGKPIRVKTLGQKVYVDSIKNHDVVFGIGPAGTGKTFLAVTLAVTALKRGQVKRIILTRPAVEAGESLGFLPGDLKEKVDPYLRPVYDALYQILGKDQTTRLMEREIIEIAPLAYMRGRTLDDAFVILDEAQNTTIMQMKMFLTRLGFNSKMIVNGDISQIDLPKNSKSGLIDATEKLKNIKQIDFVYLSAKDVVRHPVVAEIIQAYEHSTEVVHHHFSKEENSTLVSHEIVSEPVKELEDDEGISLD; this is encoded by the coding sequence TTGCAAGAACATTCAGTAGAAATTACCTTACAGCATCCGGATGATGCTTTTCATCTTTTTGGTTCCAATGAACGTCACTTGCGTTTAATGGAACAGGAGTTACAGGTAACCATTCATGCAAGGACGGAGGTTGTCCAGATTATCGGTAGCGAAGCAGCTTGTGAGGAGACTCGCCAGGTGCTTCAAGCTCTGCTAGTTTTGGTGAATCGCGGGATGACGATTGGGACGCCAGATGTAGTGACAGCTATTACAATGGTCAAAAATGGTGAAATTGATAAGTTTGTGGCTCTGTATGAGGAAGAAATTATCAAAGATTCTTATGGCAAGCCTATTCGTGTCAAGACCCTAGGGCAGAAAGTGTATGTCGATAGCATTAAGAACCATGATGTTGTCTTTGGGATTGGACCAGCAGGAACAGGTAAGACTTTTCTTGCCGTAACTTTGGCTGTGACAGCGCTGAAGCGAGGGCAGGTCAAACGGATTATATTGACTCGTCCGGCGGTTGAAGCTGGTGAGAGTCTAGGATTTTTACCAGGGGATCTAAAAGAAAAAGTAGACCCTTATCTACGACCAGTTTACGATGCATTGTATCAGATTTTAGGCAAGGATCAAACAACGCGCCTTATGGAGCGAGAAATCATAGAGATAGCCCCCTTGGCTTACATGCGTGGACGAACATTAGATGACGCTTTTGTCATCTTAGATGAAGCGCAAAATACGACTATTATGCAGATGAAGATGTTTTTGACACGACTTGGTTTTAATTCAAAGATGATTGTCAATGGGGATATTAGCCAGATTGATTTGCCGAAGAATAGTAAATCAGGTCTCATTGATGCGACAGAGAAATTGAAAAATATTAAGCAAATTGATTTTGTTTACTTATCAGCCAAGGACGTTGTTCGTCATCCTGTGGTTGCAGAGATTATCCAAGCCTATGAACATTCTACTGAAGTGGTGCATCATCATTTTTCTAAAGAAGAAAATTCTACTTTAGTTAGTCACGAAATCGTCAGCGAGCCAGTCAAGGAGTTGGAAGATGATGAAGGAATATCTCTTGACTAA
- a CDS encoding ASCH domain-containing protein, with amino-acid sequence MNLIELSRKYPQAEVWAHPDEFPDLYDLTLRGIKQATSSWFEEYEKDKVSLPKVGEVSIMLDRMENPSRALVMVTKKVLVRPFHQVTAEEAFLEGEGNRSLRDWQTIFGDYWRKTLPEEGLEFSESGLVVTEIFTVLEDYLLDNEENGRSK; translated from the coding sequence ATGAATCTAATAGAACTAAGTAGGAAGTATCCTCAGGCAGAAGTTTGGGCACATCCAGATGAATTTCCAGACTTATATGATTTGACATTGAGAGGAATTAAGCAAGCGACAAGTTCTTGGTTTGAAGAGTATGAAAAAGACAAGGTATCGTTACCTAAAGTTGGAGAAGTCTCCATCATGCTAGATAGAATGGAGAATCCTAGTCGAGCCTTGGTTATGGTGACAAAAAAAGTTCTTGTTCGTCCCTTTCATCAAGTGACAGCAGAAGAAGCTTTTTTAGAAGGGGAAGGCAATCGTAGTTTAAGAGATTGGCAGACTATTTTTGGTGATTATTGGCGTAAAACCTTGCCAGAAGAAGGATTAGAATTTTCAGAGTCTGGTTTGGTTGTTACAGAAATTTTTACTGTTTTAGAAGATTATCTTTTAGACAATGAAGAAAACGGACGTAGCAAGTAA
- a CDS encoding glycosyltransferase family protein — translation MLKMYSFFFSALQKIMLLIGLHWFFTAIIHLGTISSLALIGTVILVFLAYRYLENLKKCYHYLMKHKVAIMIAVIIFQLAMLLSAQLLIRRDAAVVFNGAFKYLKESSISSYLTRNPNNLFLFLYERFFYNIFGSSALWILQGLNIFYADITALILYKGMKKHVSKSAADMTFSLYVLLVGFSPYFYSMYTDICLLPLIALQIFLLFDLFELQWQDKRGLFIKTIGLGLISGLAVLIRPTVLIVIMAGFMLLFFKKEWKKFILIFFTFLLSFGVASISGNYLKATQREVTLIQEKGLSKSPLLFIDLGLTFIGHDQEDMKEGLLQYIDVDQREQYNNGMFKQENVKKEIKRRLKEYSFFGFLNHLYYKHSLTVSEGTLGWLYRDVEYEKTPYISPLYPYTKKNPVAQFIRTYFLSVDKNEYRYYEIVKQVIWIVMSLGLVFALWKYRADDKLNMLSLAVFGGLLFLLIFEGGKTRYLIQFLPQIIILSALGLTKYLPDWLKSEKGEKIK, via the coding sequence ATGTTAAAAATGTATTCTTTTTTCTTTTCGGCTTTGCAAAAAATTATGTTACTGATTGGCTTGCATTGGTTTTTTACTGCGATTATTCATCTAGGGACAATTTCAAGTCTTGCTTTGATTGGAACAGTCATACTAGTATTTCTAGCTTATCGTTATCTAGAAAATTTAAAAAAATGCTACCACTACCTGATGAAGCACAAAGTTGCTATTATGATAGCGGTAATTATATTTCAGTTAGCAATGCTTTTGTCTGCTCAGTTGCTGATTCGGCGAGATGCAGCAGTTGTTTTCAACGGTGCTTTCAAATATTTAAAAGAATCTTCTATTTCCAGCTATTTGACACGCAATCCGAATAATCTGTTTCTCTTTTTGTATGAGCGCTTTTTTTATAATATCTTTGGAAGTTCAGCTTTATGGATTTTGCAAGGGTTAAATATATTTTATGCCGATATAACGGCTCTCATTTTGTACAAGGGAATGAAAAAACATGTGAGCAAGTCTGCTGCTGATATGACATTTAGTTTGTATGTCTTGCTAGTTGGCTTTTCACCTTATTTTTATTCGATGTACACGGATATATGCCTTCTTCCGCTCATTGCTTTACAAATATTCTTACTTTTTGATTTATTTGAACTTCAATGGCAGGATAAGAGAGGACTCTTCATAAAGACAATCGGATTGGGCTTGATAAGTGGTCTTGCAGTTTTGATTCGACCAACTGTGTTGATTGTCATTATGGCAGGTTTTATGTTGCTATTTTTCAAAAAGGAATGGAAGAAATTTATCCTAATCTTTTTCACCTTTCTCTTATCATTTGGCGTAGCTTCTATCAGCGGAAACTATCTGAAAGCGACGCAAAGAGAAGTGACATTGATACAAGAGAAAGGATTGTCTAAAAGTCCTCTGCTCTTTATTGACTTAGGGTTGACTTTTATTGGACACGATCAAGAAGACATGAAAGAGGGTTTGCTTCAATACATTGATGTGGATCAGAGAGAACAGTATAATAATGGAATGTTTAAGCAAGAAAATGTAAAAAAAGAAATCAAACGACGTTTAAAAGAGTATTCGTTTTTTGGATTTCTCAATCATCTTTACTATAAGCATTCATTAACTGTTTCAGAAGGAACTCTAGGCTGGTTGTATCGAGATGTGGAATATGAAAAAACGCCCTATATTTCTCCTCTTTATCCTTATACAAAAAAGAATCCTGTGGCGCAGTTTATCAGAACTTATTTTCTGAGTGTCGATAAGAATGAGTATCGGTATTATGAGATTGTGAAGCAGGTTATTTGGATTGTGATGAGTCTGGGTCTTGTTTTTGCCTTGTGGAAATATCGTGCAGATGATAAACTCAATATGCTCAGTCTTGCAGTCTTTGGTGGTTTGTTGTTTTTGCTCATTTTTGAAGGTGGAAAGACGCGGTATTTAATACAATTTTTACCGCAAATTATCATATTGTCTGCATTAGGGTTGACTAAATATTTACCGGATTGGTTAAAAAGCGAGAAAGGAGAAAAGATAAAATGA
- a CDS encoding TfoX/Sxy family protein, translating to MASSKNYLEFVLEQLSELDDVTYRSMMGEYILYFRGKIIGGIYDNRFLVKPVQAVLDKIDQPSFEFPYEGSKEMILVEDLDNKMFLDDLILAMYDQLPTPKPKKKKQR from the coding sequence ATGGCATCAAGTAAGAACTATTTGGAATTTGTTTTGGAGCAATTATCAGAATTAGATGATGTGACTTACCGTTCCATGATGGGAGAGTATATTCTTTACTTCCGTGGCAAGATTATTGGCGGCATTTATGATAATCGCTTTTTAGTTAAACCCGTGCAAGCAGTCTTAGATAAGATTGACCAACCTTCTTTTGAGTTTCCATACGAAGGTTCCAAAGAAATGATTTTAGTGGAAGACCTTGATAATAAGATGTTTCTAGATGACCTGATTTTAGCTATGTATGATCAACTGCCAACACCCAAACCTAAAAAGAAAAAGCAAAGGTGA